The following coding sequences are from one Haploplasma axanthum window:
- a CDS encoding ribonuclease H family protein yields MKRLIVYTDGACSNNQEFDKSVGGWAFILKYQDKIKKKSGRVEKTTNNRMEILAVIEALKNIKKYDVETIIHSDSSYVINTITKNWKRNKNNDLWDELDLLLSKFSNLKFIKVKGHSNDELNNLVDEMAVLETKQEI; encoded by the coding sequence ATGAAGAGATTAATAGTATATACCGATGGTGCGTGTTCAAATAATCAAGAGTTTGATAAATCAGTAGGTGGATGGGCATTTATTTTAAAATATCAAGATAAAATAAAAAAGAAAAGTGGACGAGTTGAAAAAACAACTAATAATAGAATGGAGATATTAGCAGTTATTGAAGCATTAAAAAATATAAAGAAATATGATGTGGAAACGATAATTCATAGTGATAGTAGCTATGTCATTAATACAATAACAAAGAATTGGAAAAGAAATAAAAATAATGATTTGTGGGATGAATTGGATTTATTATTAAGTAAATTTAGTAATCTGAAATTTATTAAAGTTAAAGGCCATTCTAATGATGAACTTAATAATCTGGTTGATGAAATGGCTGTATTAGAAACAAAACAAGAAATCTGA
- a CDS encoding glycosyltransferase, with the protein MIILFVIDNYESQSNGATITTRRFREALMKRGHEVRVLTISSKKENGIYALKERELPLVTGIVHKQDTMFAKADKEIIKNALTGVDICHLMYPFKLSRVTNEIAKEMGIPVITSYHIMPENIVYGAGVRKYSFLFNWLVNSYFKSFYKKTPIIHAPSKMSELSLKKYYPKSKIYTISNGVTDEFFTVKNNPSIDKIRIVSIGRYSKEKGQDVTIKAIGNSIYRDKIELILPGKGKQEKRLRKLAKKYNIDVKFGFMSKLELMETLSSAYLFIHSAEIEIEGMSCLEAIAAGVVPIISDSKKSASNQFSLTANNLFKNRNSKDLTEKIEFWISNPINRNQNALDYRSFIENYRICNSVDKFETMFQENIKK; encoded by the coding sequence ATGATTATTTTATTTGTCATTGACAACTACGAGAGTCAGTCTAATGGAGCAACAATTACGACACGAAGATTTAGAGAAGCCCTAATGAAGCGAGGGCATGAAGTAAGAGTTTTAACCATATCAAGTAAAAAAGAGAACGGCATTTATGCGTTAAAAGAAAGAGAACTTCCTTTAGTAACAGGAATTGTTCATAAACAAGATACAATGTTTGCTAAAGCAGATAAAGAGATAATTAAGAATGCCTTAACTGGTGTTGATATTTGTCACTTAATGTATCCATTCAAACTATCAAGAGTTACTAATGAAATAGCTAAAGAAATGGGAATTCCAGTAATTACTTCTTACCACATTATGCCAGAAAATATTGTTTATGGAGCTGGAGTTAGAAAATATAGTTTCTTATTCAATTGGTTAGTTAATTCATATTTCAAATCTTTTTATAAGAAAACACCAATTATTCATGCACCATCAAAAATGAGCGAATTAAGTTTAAAAAAGTATTATCCAAAATCTAAAATCTATACAATATCAAATGGTGTAACTGATGAATTCTTCACAGTTAAAAACAATCCTTCCATTGATAAAATACGTATTGTCTCAATTGGAAGATATTCCAAAGAAAAAGGTCAAGATGTTACTATCAAAGCGATTGGTAATTCAATCTATAGAGATAAAATTGAACTTATTTTACCTGGTAAAGGAAAACAAGAAAAGAGATTACGAAAATTAGCTAAAAAATATAATATTGATGTGAAATTTGGTTTTATGAGTAAACTTGAATTAATGGAAACTCTTAGTTCTGCATACTTATTTATTCATTCTGCTGAAATAGAGATTGAAGGTATGTCATGCTTAGAAGCGATTGCTGCTGGTGTTGTTCCAATTATTTCTGATTCAAAAAAATCTGCTTCTAATCAATTTTCATTAACTGCTAATAATCTTTTCAAAAATAGAAATTCTAAAGATCTAACAGAAAAAATTGAATTTTGGATTAGTAACCCTATTAACAGAAATCAAAATGCCTTAGATTATCGAAGTTTTATTGAAAACTACCGAATTTGTAACTCAGTTGATAAATTTGAAACGATGTTTCAAGAGAACATAAAAAAATGA
- a CDS encoding GGDEF domain-containing protein, with protein MKRGGIINFETFIAVAIILQITVCIVPIISFYSVRQLYKGTELLITSIIVQLTAMLLVFLVGNHSDLFGIIIPSLLFLLANIFAIRGFYRVNSIKTPYYDKIIIVVALFIYVGVSLLTKVDAVLMDILINSTVIYVNLKCAITLFIVRKKLNLVRMIPSLIVIFGFILIKVVNIYDLINVVNGKYEYYSQDQSLIFLGIHLALFIGFIQTNLFMIQRRSIGSLKKQQEVLEFYANYDELTNLPNRRLLVNKFDLAVKNSKKFALAMFDLDDFKFINDNYGHEIGDAILKKIGERLTNEMTDDDFIARYGGDEFIMIIQDNKEQFQIEYRLKKIIKEIAKPITINKNKISVTISMGLSVYPKDGKTIGTLRKKADTAMYKVKYEEKNNFKFFVK; from the coding sequence ATGAAAAGAGGTGGTATTATTAATTTCGAGACTTTTATAGCTGTTGCTATAATATTACAAATAACAGTATGTATTGTACCAATAATTTCTTTTTATTCTGTTAGACAATTATATAAAGGAACTGAACTTCTAATTACTAGTATTATTGTTCAATTAACAGCTATGTTACTGGTTTTTCTAGTAGGAAATCATAGTGATTTGTTTGGAATAATTATTCCGAGTTTATTATTTTTACTTGCAAATATTTTTGCTATAAGAGGGTTTTATAGAGTCAATAGTATTAAGACTCCATATTATGATAAAATAATAATCGTAGTCGCTCTTTTTATTTATGTGGGAGTTAGCTTATTAACAAAGGTTGATGCAGTTCTCATGGATATATTAATTAATTCAACTGTTATCTATGTTAATCTTAAATGTGCAATTACACTATTCATTGTTAGAAAAAAACTTAATCTTGTAAGAATGATACCTTCACTTATTGTAATATTTGGATTCATACTTATAAAAGTGGTTAATATATATGACTTAATAAATGTTGTAAATGGAAAGTATGAGTATTATAGTCAAGATCAAAGTTTAATTTTCTTAGGAATTCATCTTGCATTATTTATAGGCTTTATTCAAACAAATTTATTTATGATTCAAAGAAGATCTATTGGAAGTTTAAAGAAACAACAAGAAGTATTAGAGTTTTATGCTAATTATGATGAGTTAACAAATTTACCAAACAGAAGATTATTAGTAAATAAGTTTGATTTAGCGGTAAAGAATTCTAAGAAGTTTGCACTTGCTATGTTTGATTTAGATGATTTTAAATTCATTAATGATAACTATGGTCATGAAATTGGAGATGCTATTTTAAAGAAAATAGGCGAAAGACTCACTAATGAAATGACAGATGATGATTTTATTGCTAGATATGGTGGTGATGAATTTATCATGATAATTCAGGATAATAAAGAGCAATTTCAAATTGAGTATCGATTAAAAAAAATCATTAAAGAAATTGCTAAACCAATAACTATTAATAAAAATAAAATAAGTGTAACAATTTCAATGGGTTTATCTGTCTATCCGAAAGATGGTAAAACAATAGGAACATTAAGAAAAAAGGCTGATACAGCGATGTACAAGGTTAAGTATGAAGAGAAGAATAATTTTAAATTCTTTGTAAAATAG
- the glmS gene encoding glutamine--fructose-6-phosphate transaminase (isomerizing) has protein sequence MCGIVGYIGKNKDAKKVVLEGLKKLEYRGYDSAGITVYNEEKSEYEIYKDFGRVQKIVDLTKDVAKTSVSIGHTRWATHGKVTKDNAHPHYSDTKRFIIVHNGVIENYEELKNIYLKDLKFYSETDTEVIAKLIEEFSKNRNTCDAIMDTLKLLKGSYALLVIDTLDSDTIYVAKNKSPLVIGRSNEGVTIASDLMALVGYANEFFSLPDHTFVVANENQVKMFNLNHEEQKVTYQEIDLDESSADMGEYQHYMLKEIYEQPSVIRRVIQNYLTDQKEIIKSELINEIKNSDRVYVLAAGTSMHAGYVGKALIEELVNIPVEVHIASEFAYHMPLLTKNPFFILVSQSGETADLRACLLNIKNKGFKTLTITNVKTSTLAREADFYLELFAGPEIAVASTKAYIAQIAVFAILANKIALNSIDIKSELNRVAVAIEIFLENQEISILAHEKLTKQNCFYIGRGLDYYTSLEAALKLKEISYIQTEGFAAGELKHGTIALIEDKTPVIALISNKDIALNTRSNLKETNARGAETIIITLESLKHKDDEIVLNDVNSFLAPMLMVVPTQLLAYYAALERGLDIDKPRNLAKSVTVE, from the coding sequence ATGTGCGGAATAGTTGGATATATAGGAAAAAATAAAGATGCTAAAAAAGTAGTCCTTGAAGGGTTAAAAAAACTTGAATATCGTGGATATGACTCTGCAGGTATAACAGTATATAATGAAGAAAAGTCAGAATATGAAATTTATAAAGATTTTGGAAGAGTTCAAAAGATTGTTGATTTAACGAAGGATGTTGCTAAAACAAGTGTAAGTATTGGTCATACAAGATGGGCAACACATGGGAAAGTAACTAAGGATAATGCACACCCTCATTATTCAGATACAAAAAGATTTATTATAGTACATAATGGTGTAATTGAGAATTATGAAGAACTTAAAAACATTTATTTGAAAGATTTAAAGTTTTATTCTGAAACGGATACTGAAGTAATTGCAAAATTGATTGAAGAATTTTCAAAAAATAGAAATACATGTGATGCAATTATGGATACATTGAAATTATTAAAAGGATCATATGCGTTACTTGTTATTGACACCTTAGATTCAGATACTATTTATGTTGCTAAAAATAAGTCACCATTAGTAATAGGAAGAAGTAATGAAGGTGTTACAATAGCATCAGATTTAATGGCATTAGTTGGTTATGCAAATGAATTCTTTTCACTACCTGATCATACATTTGTTGTTGCTAATGAAAATCAAGTTAAAATGTTTAATTTAAATCACGAGGAACAAAAAGTTACGTATCAAGAAATTGATTTAGATGAATCATCTGCAGATATGGGTGAATATCAGCACTACATGTTAAAAGAGATTTATGAACAGCCTTCTGTAATTAGAAGGGTAATTCAAAACTATTTAACTGACCAAAAAGAAATAATTAAAAGTGAGTTAATTAACGAGATTAAAAATAGTGATCGTGTATATGTTCTTGCAGCTGGAACTTCAATGCATGCTGGATATGTTGGAAAAGCATTAATAGAAGAATTAGTAAATATTCCAGTTGAAGTTCATATTGCATCTGAATTTGCATATCATATGCCATTATTAACAAAAAATCCATTTTTTATTCTAGTTTCACAATCAGGAGAAACAGCAGATTTACGTGCTTGCCTTCTTAATATTAAAAACAAAGGTTTTAAGACATTAACAATAACAAATGTTAAAACATCTACGTTAGCTAGAGAAGCAGATTTTTATCTTGAACTTTTTGCTGGTCCTGAAATTGCTGTTGCATCAACAAAGGCTTATATTGCTCAAATTGCTGTTTTTGCTATCCTTGCTAACAAAATTGCACTTAATTCTATTGATATAAAGTCTGAATTAAATAGAGTTGCAGTAGCAATTGAGATTTTCTTAGAAAATCAAGAGATATCGATATTAGCTCATGAAAAACTAACAAAACAGAATTGTTTCTATATTGGTAGAGGATTAGATTATTACACTTCGCTAGAAGCTGCACTAAAATTAAAAGAAATCTCTTATATTCAAACAGAAGGATTTGCAGCTGGAGAGTTAAAACATGGAACGATTGCTTTAATCGAAGATAAAACGCCAGTTATAGCATTAATTTCTAATAAAGATATTGCACTTAACACTAGATCAAATTTAAAAGAAACAAATGCCAGAGGTGCTGAAACGATTATTATTACATTAGAATCATTGAAACATAAGGATGATGAAATTGTTTTAAATGATGTTAATTCTTTTCTTGCCCCAATGTTAATGGTTGTTCCAACACAACTTTTAGCATATTATGCAGCATTAGAACGTGGTCTTGATATAGATAAACCAAGAAATTTAGCAAAAAGTGTGACAGTTGAATAA
- a CDS encoding helix-turn-helix domain-containing protein, whose protein sequence is MTTGEKIAKLRKERNLTQEELADKLNVSRQAVSKWESNITFPETDKIIELSKIFSCSIDYLLLKDISTSMSNDEYSDNSQEKFYNKQGFTTAIYTVCFGILMLLMYLFPILKIKINEPFFPTIGNAFVKVNLYNLLGSISEIGNVIALLAFLTTIAIIAVGVLIYFYPRNKKIFTIRFIMSIVLSSLWLLFLVLFASHAYIGSITVILLFSITNIILLKVIEFNKFITI, encoded by the coding sequence ATGACTACAGGTGAGAAGATAGCTAAGCTAAGAAAAGAAAGGAATTTAACTCAGGAAGAACTTGCAGATAAATTAAATGTTTCAAGGCAAGCGGTATCAAAGTGGGAAAGCAATATTACTTTTCCAGAAACAGATAAGATTATTGAATTATCAAAAATATTTAGTTGTTCAATAGATTATTTACTATTAAAGGATATTAGTACAAGTATGAGTAATGATGAGTACTCTGACAATAGTCAAGAGAAATTCTATAATAAACAAGGCTTTACAACTGCCATTTATACTGTATGCTTTGGAATATTAATGTTACTAATGTACCTTTTTCCTATTCTTAAAATTAAGATTAATGAGCCATTTTTTCCAACGATAGGTAATGCATTTGTTAAAGTGAATCTATATAATTTATTAGGATCAATTTCTGAGATAGGAAATGTTATTGCATTATTAGCTTTTTTAACAACCATTGCTATTATTGCTGTAGGGGTTCTAATTTACTTTTATCCTAGAAATAAGAAAATATTTACAATTAGGTTCATAATGTCAATAGTATTGTCATCTCTATGGTTGTTATTTTTAGTATTATTTGCAAGTCATGCTTATATAGGAAGTATTACAGTGATTTTATTATTCTCTATAACAAATATTATTTTATTAAAAGTAATAGAGTTTAACAAATTTATAACTATATGA
- a CDS encoding ParA family protein has protein sequence MLITYFCKKGGVGKTTILGEHADYLASLGKKVLIVSIDDQNSIFEMFGKSSEVFNREDNYIEHLLTESISIDEALIEMRPNIDGIKTLNIDMLSKKLTLERAFEKQFVNLIEEFKSRYDYVFVDLPPSSNRTSEIILELCNHIILIVELNKLGVNGFYNTLQYFVDSGIELDKIRYVLPNGFSKMKSVPSVALEEIVTITKDNLQNAIVLKPIPEKSNIQTLQQKGIVIFDEDVTSLNYYQKNQKKLLIEVFTELFKSIKL, from the coding sequence ATGCTTATTACATATTTTTGTAAAAAAGGTGGAGTTGGAAAAACAACAATCCTTGGTGAACATGCTGATTATCTTGCATCACTTGGAAAAAAAGTTTTAATTGTGAGTATTGATGATCAAAACTCTATTTTTGAAATGTTTGGTAAATCAAGTGAAGTTTTTAATAGAGAAGATAACTATATTGAACATTTACTTACTGAATCAATTAGTATTGACGAAGCACTTATAGAAATGCGTCCTAATATCGATGGTATCAAAACTCTTAATATTGATATGTTATCAAAAAAATTAACTTTAGAGCGTGCATTTGAGAAACAATTCGTTAATTTAATTGAAGAGTTTAAATCACGCTATGATTATGTTTTTGTTGATTTACCACCATCAAGTAATAGAACAAGTGAGATCATTTTAGAGTTATGTAATCATATTATACTGATTGTTGAATTAAACAAGCTAGGTGTTAATGGTTTCTACAATACTCTTCAATACTTTGTTGATTCAGGTATTGAATTAGATAAGATTAGATATGTTTTACCAAATGGATTCTCTAAGATGAAATCAGTTCCTTCAGTTGCATTAGAAGAAATAGTAACTATTACAAAAGATAATCTTCAAAATGCTATTGTATTAAAACCAATCCCTGAAAAGAGTAATATACAAACTCTTCAACAAAAAGGAATTGTTATTTTTGATGAAGATGTTACATCTTTGAATTATTATCAAAAAAATCAGAAAAAACTTCTAATTGAAGTATTTACTGAATTATTTAAATCAATTAAATTATAA
- a CDS encoding InlB B-repeat-containing protein gives MKYFKKVIVVFFIMNLSFILISCQKSNKVYFQTNGGESLKSSKIKEYSDFNSSHIPNKDGYVFMGWYVDENLEIEYKPDEHNSSPELRLYAKWQIPSNFTREEIVNLYIKAYDKHVEAKNMEVVAEGLVKTSAIIVGEINQRLKSTKKVNDSNIYQLTASYSSLAAMFFEVQGTKEDITLKTGEANSKLEIGKVKNEEKSNEDLHREKYGVLPNELNYIVNDETVVEAKEYVYSNNKHQFTLILDNEKSVVNYLKNIKATNQYDSKPAIFESIKLIVVIGVDGYFEKITYNEKYTVEVKAPIIGWSDQPMNGNITEIFKYTK, from the coding sequence ATGAAATATTTCAAAAAAGTAATTGTTGTTTTTTTTATAATGAACTTAAGTTTTATATTAATTTCATGCCAAAAAAGCAATAAGGTTTATTTTCAAACTAATGGTGGAGAGTCATTAAAAAGTTCGAAAATAAAAGAATACAGTGATTTTAATAGTTCACATATACCAAATAAAGATGGATATGTTTTTATGGGATGGTATGTAGATGAAAATTTAGAAATAGAGTATAAACCTGATGAACATAACAGTTCGCCCGAATTAAGATTATATGCAAAATGGCAAATACCAAGTAACTTTACTAGAGAAGAAATAGTTAATTTATACATAAAAGCTTATGATAAACATGTCGAAGCAAAAAACATGGAAGTTGTTGCTGAAGGATTAGTGAAGACGTCTGCAATTATAGTTGGTGAAATAAATCAAAGATTAAAATCAACTAAAAAAGTTAATGATAGCAACATTTATCAATTAACTGCTTCGTATAGTTCATTAGCTGCTATGTTTTTTGAAGTACAAGGTACAAAAGAAGATATTACTTTAAAAACTGGTGAAGCAAATTCTAAACTAGAAATTGGAAAAGTTAAGAACGAAGAAAAGTCAAATGAAGATTTACATAGAGAAAAATATGGTGTCCTTCCTAATGAATTAAACTATATTGTAAATGATGAAACAGTAGTTGAAGCTAAAGAATATGTATATTCAAATAATAAACATCAATTTACTTTAATTCTTGATAATGAAAAATCAGTAGTTAATTATTTGAAAAATATTAAAGCTACTAATCAATACGATAGTAAACCTGCAATATTTGAATCAATAAAACTTATCGTTGTTATTGGAGTGGATGGTTATTTTGAAAAGATAACATATAATGAAAAATATACAGTGGAAGTAAAAGCACCGATAATTGGTTGGAGTGATCAACCAATGAATGGTAACATCACTGAGATATTCAAATATACAAAATAA
- a CDS encoding ABC transporter permease: protein MYQISNLVKRNIKIFLRDRTAVFFSFLSVIIMLGLYFLFLNNMYSSYLPDVITEKQKNFITTSQMMGGIIVINTLTLSLGMMGNMVNDIYFKKIESFLVTPVKRSRIFISYYLSTMIVTYILSLLMWLFTIVYVVITTGYSYSFLTIISVSLLLLLFTFISTSIMIFMVSFIRSVNAFGTVSGIFGTLIGFVSGIYMPLSILPKAMTYISSVVPFTHMTVLLKQKLLADPLNVVKDVIGDDGVTSFMENFGAKNIGIFNQNVSTTWIMIGIVILSVVLLLITTKRLSRKSK, encoded by the coding sequence ATGTATCAAATTAGTAACTTAGTAAAAAGAAATATAAAGATTTTTTTAAGAGATAGAACAGCTGTTTTCTTTTCATTTTTATCAGTTATTATTATGTTAGGTTTATATTTTTTATTCTTGAATAATATGTATAGTTCTTATTTGCCTGATGTTATAACAGAGAAACAAAAAAACTTTATTACTACTTCTCAAATGATGGGAGGAATAATTGTTATTAATACACTAACATTATCACTTGGAATGATGGGAAATATGGTAAATGATATTTATTTTAAAAAAATAGAGTCATTCTTAGTTACACCAGTTAAAAGATCTAGAATTTTTATTAGTTATTATCTTTCAACAATGATTGTTACATATATATTATCATTGTTAATGTGGCTATTTACGATTGTTTATGTAGTTATTACAACAGGGTATAGTTATTCGTTTTTAACAATAATATCAGTAAGTTTATTGTTATTATTATTTACATTTATTTCAACTTCAATTATGATATTTATGGTTAGTTTTATAAGATCAGTAAATGCGTTTGGAACAGTTTCAGGAATATTTGGTACACTTATTGGATTTGTATCTGGAATATATATGCCTTTATCAATACTTCCAAAAGCAATGACATATATTTCAAGCGTAGTACCTTTTACTCATATGACAGTTCTTTTGAAACAAAAGTTACTTGCAGATCCATTAAATGTTGTTAAAGATGTTATAGGGGATGATGGAGTAACTTCATTTATGGAAAATTTTGGAGCAAAAAATATTGGGATTTTTAATCAAAATGTATCAACAACATGGATTATGATAGGAATAGTTATACTATCAGTAGTTTTACTTTTAATAACAACTAAAAGATTATCAAGAAAGAGTAAATAA
- a CDS encoding ABC transporter ATP-binding protein, producing the protein MRENILEVKDLIKKYDKITAVDGINFSVKKGSLFAFLGPNGAGKSTTIKIITTLLKQDSGWFMINSNSDEDYIRKKIGVVFQDNVLDDFLTVKENLIYRGSLYINNKNDILIRYNQLVDKLSLKEIENQKFKDLSGGQKRRTEIARALFSSPEILLLDEPTTGLDPETRKQVWKTLNDLKEKENITIFLTTHYMEEASDADYIVIIDKGKIKVEGTPSELKNKYSFDYLKIVPNNKKELENYISNQKIVYKKIADQYIIKVDSAKQAISYIEDLKENIKQFEVIKGTLDDVFINVIGEENVSN; encoded by the coding sequence ATGAGAGAAAATATCTTAGAAGTAAAAGATTTAATTAAAAAGTACGATAAAATAACGGCTGTTGATGGTATAAATTTTTCAGTTAAAAAAGGTAGTTTATTTGCTTTTCTAGGGCCAAATGGTGCTGGTAAATCAACAACAATTAAAATCATTACAACGCTTTTAAAACAAGATTCTGGATGGTTTATGATTAATTCTAATTCTGATGAAGATTATATTAGAAAAAAAATTGGAGTTGTTTTTCAAGATAATGTTTTAGATGACTTTCTAACAGTTAAAGAGAATCTTATCTATCGTGGAAGTTTATATATAAATAATAAAAATGATATCTTGATTCGATATAATCAATTAGTTGATAAATTAAGTTTGAAGGAAATCGAAAATCAAAAGTTTAAAGATTTATCTGGAGGGCAAAAAAGACGAACTGAAATAGCAAGAGCATTATTCTCAAGCCCTGAAATTCTTCTTTTAGATGAACCAACAACAGGGTTAGATCCAGAAACTAGAAAGCAAGTATGGAAAACATTGAATGATTTAAAAGAAAAAGAGAATATAACAATCTTTCTAACAACACATTACATGGAAGAAGCAAGTGATGCTGATTATATTGTCATTATAGATAAAGGTAAGATTAAAGTTGAAGGAACTCCAAGTGAATTAAAGAATAAGTATAGTTTTGACTATTTAAAAATAGTTCCTAATAATAAGAAAGAACTTGAAAATTATATTAGTAATCAAAAAATAGTCTATAAGAAAATAGCAGATCAATATATTATAAAAGTAGATAGTGCAAAACAAGCAATTTCATATATTGAAGATTTAAAAGAAAACATTAAGCAATTTGAAGTTATAAAAGGAACATTAGATGATGTATTTATTAATGTTATAGGTGAAGAAAATGTATCAAATTAG
- a CDS encoding permease prefix domain 1-containing protein, with protein MNKTLEVFIENLFLGIEQTEEIKRIKKDITISTDEKYLDLISDGLTNNEAIGQIISEFGSIDEILEELKITSEPDEDLIIIDETYLKKQYKNVKLGSLLIGLATFLLLTLLGSIAYIDEANIITTIDQGTIFLIGLVVPIALYISGGLILGQTSLSKSNDFKLEIQARNITKNLLSKINSKFIFSIILGVSLCILGVAFFSISSLSKINNSSIFYIVGFASIGLGVMALISISVPREYLSTLLEKKKQKNDDDEEEETITDKIIGALFIVATIIYLLLGFLKNQWGTAWIVFPITGLLTALISIFKKSDK; from the coding sequence ATGAACAAAACATTAGAAGTATTTATTGAAAATTTATTTTTAGGAATTGAACAAACAGAAGAAATAAAAAGAATAAAAAAAGATATTACAATCTCTACAGATGAAAAATATCTCGATTTAATATCTGATGGTTTAACGAATAATGAAGCTATTGGACAAATAATAAGTGAATTTGGAAGTATTGACGAAATACTAGAAGAGCTGAAAATAACTAGTGAACCTGATGAAGATTTAATTATTATTGATGAAACATATTTAAAAAAACAGTATAAAAACGTAAAACTTGGATCGTTGTTGATTGGACTTGCAACATTTCTACTTTTAACATTGTTAGGAAGCATTGCATATATTGATGAAGCAAATATTATAACAACTATTGATCAAGGAACAATCTTCTTAATTGGTCTTGTAGTACCAATAGCATTATATATTTCTGGTGGTCTTATCTTAGGACAAACAAGTCTTTCAAAATCAAATGATTTTAAATTAGAGATACAAGCAAGAAATATTACTAAAAATCTTTTAAGTAAGATAAATTCGAAGTTTATTTTCAGTATTATATTAGGTGTATCACTTTGTATATTAGGGGTTGCTTTTTTCTCAATATCGTCATTATCTAAAATTAATAATAGTAGTATATTCTATATTGTTGGTTTTGCTAGTATTGGTTTAGGTGTGATGGCATTAATTAGCATCAGTGTTCCAAGAGAATATTTATCGACGTTACTTGAGAAAAAGAAACAAAAAAATGATGACGATGAAGAAGAAGAAACTATTACGGATAAAATAATTGGAGCGTTATTTATAGTTGCAACAATAATATATTTATTATTAGGATTTTTAAAGAATCAATGGGGAACAGCTTGGATTGTTTTCCCTATAACAGGTCTATTAACGGCTTTAATATCAATCTTTAAAAAAAGTGATAAATAA
- a CDS encoding PadR family transcriptional regulator: protein MISSDYIRGYNDLMILSLLSKSDSYAYLISKQIKEITNGKYLIKETTLYSAFTRLEKNGYIESYYLKVQTGGNQRTYYKITDNGIKYLKEKIEEWNLTKNVVDLIIK, encoded by the coding sequence GTGATAAGTAGTGATTACATAAGGGGATATAATGATTTAATGATTTTATCACTTTTAAGTAAATCTGATTCATACGCTTATCTTATTTCAAAGCAGATTAAGGAAATAACAAATGGTAAATATTTGATTAAAGAGACAACCTTATATTCTGCATTTACAAGATTAGAAAAGAATGGATATATTGAGTCATATTATTTAAAAGTACAAACTGGTGGTAATCAAAGAACATACTATAAGATTACTGATAATGGAATAAAGTATTTGAAAGAGAAAATAGAAGAGTGGAATCTAACAAAAAATGTTGTAGATTTAATTATAAAGTGA